The Myxocyprinus asiaticus isolate MX2 ecotype Aquarium Trade chromosome 19, UBuf_Myxa_2, whole genome shotgun sequence nucleotide sequence GTGGTACTGGAAGTGGCCTGACCTTTCACATACCGTCTGCCTCATTCATCTAAATGTGTTATCCAATGCATTTTCCTACCATGATTCCATTCAAACCTCTGTGCTGATGTCAATGTATCCATTGTCAGTGTTGTAATTTATAGTAGAGCGATATCGTGTTGCATATAGCAATAACATGAGTAAGACTGATGGTTTCTTAATGAATATATGATAGCATTACAGTAAAACAGTGTATATTGTACtgtctgtatacagtatattagaaaATACTAATTGTTTAGGAGCATACGCTTATGGTGATGGAATATTTGACCTCTTCGTGTTCTGACTACCTCTAGTATTGAAGTTAACGAGTGCAGTGTGCATAATTCATATTGTGAAGGGTATTATTTCAGTGTAAGCTATAGCTGATCTCATGCTAGTGGTGCTGCTGTTTTTGGATACCTGATCTTCTTTACTGCAGAGACAGTATAAAGTGTATAATGTGAATGTGATTCCTGTCACAGTCACTCAAGGATAACATGAGTCTTTTAAACTCTCAGTAATGAGGAACTTAATGGAATGGCTTGTTGTTTATCCTACAAGCCAATTTGTGTATATGTTCTCAGTTATGAGTGAATGaaatataaagtaaaattaaaaatgagCTTGCTTCTTTTAGCTATTTGCTTCAGTTACTGATGTGTCTTGTCCTCTTAGTCCACATCCACACTTAAGCACACTCAAAtgaacgttagagcaccctcaactgaATATGTAAACCTAATAAAACTGTATATTGGCAGGTTTCGTGTATCCtggcgaacacacacacacaatccctgaatcatcaaaactaataaacgtGTTTAATCTTGCAAATCAGTGAATCATAATTTGCAAGGGCAGTATTCTGCTTCCATGCTTCCAATGTACACATAAGCATTTGATTGGTTAGGACCTCTGCTTGCGCATAGAAAATTCATAGCTGAATTATCTCATTCAATCCACTGCCTATTGCTTCTGATTTCTGCTCGTGATAAAGTGGCCCTTAACTTCTGGTCTAggatcagtttcccaaagccaaatccaaacCTTTACTTTTGGTAAATCTAGATCAGTGGTTGTGGATAACATCTTCCGAAAACAAAGGCAGTGCAGTTCgtgaattaaatattacattgtttTGGTAGcaataaacatgatttcatctaaaaaaaaatatttttataacattatgtCTACAATTTATACAGACCACCCCTACTATTTTCAGAAAAGTAATCTCAGCGATTTTGATCTTTAACTGGGCCAGATCCACAATGTTctgttattgtttaaaaaaacatggattTTAATATGTTGTATGCCTCACATCCATACTAGAACAGTGCCCCCCCCCCGAAAACAGAGAACGCTCTGCATAACCatgtactttggaaaacaatgacattaggaaactgaaaacgaaaGTTTCAAACGAAaccggattagtgtggacgtggcctaaaatattttcatttgaaaatgcactgATTTTGCTACAcctacgcctctcatccacagtaGAATGGTACTTTCATCCCCCGAAAACTGAGAGTtctgaaaacgctctccattaccgcatacatTGGAAAattatgacgttaggaaactgaaaacagaggtttgaaacaaaaatggattagtgtggatgaggTTTTAGAATGAGAGGTGTAAAGGTAATCGATATCAATCCGTTTCCAAACGTTAAAAATTACGTATTAGTCTGGACGCTGCCATAGATACAGTATTTTCAGATCTTTGCTGAGATGTAGGTATTGATCTTATTAATacagaaacaaaatttattgaacCCATGAAGGGGGTTATTTCtacttttaaaattatattttttggttAACTGGCTAAAATGCACATAATGCAATATTAGTGTTTTATTACCTCACAGTGATGcatgtttaaagggacagttcacccaaaaatgaaatgccatcccagatgtggatgactttctttcttctgctgaaaacaaatgaagatttttagaagaatatctcagttctgtatgtccatacaatgcaagtgaatggtggctagaactttgaaggtccaaaaagcacataaaggcagcatatacataatccataagactccagtggtgaatTACATGTCTGTaggagtgatatgatagatgtggattAGAAAACAGATCTtcaaagttcttttttactattaattctcctccctgcccagtaggtggcaatatgcacaaagaatgtgaattgccaaaagcaaaataagaagaatcagaaagtgaaactggagatttatagtaaatcatttcttaaatattgatctgtttctcacccaaacctataatattgcttctgagaatatagatttaaccactggagtcttatgaattacttttatactgcttttatgtgatttttggaccttcaaaattttgttgcattgtatggacctacagagctgaaatattcttctaaaaatctttgttttttgttctgggtgagtaaatgttgaaagaattttcatttttgggtgaactatccttttaattcagtgaatggcATCCAGTTATGATTTTGGAACtaaaaatggttattttgcattttaatccaTGTTTGTGTAAAATAAGTTTTTACAATTTAATGTAACACAGTAACTTCTTACTGTTAAGAAAGAAACTGGGATTAAAATAGTTTATGAATCTGATATTCTGTATTCCATGCAGTGTGTACTGTTGTATACAGCACATTTTGACAAAAAGTGATAGGTTATCTGGGTATTCTATGGATATAGAAAATTTGCATACTATTCACAGGATGCACATATTGTATACTACAGAAATAGAAAGATTAGTATGGGATTGTATTCCAAACATAGCTACTAATGTTCGAAAACCAGCAGAGGGCACTATAACACCTTCTCTGActttctcccactctctctccacCATCATTTAGATTAAATCTGAAGGTTTTTTTCTCCTACCCTTTTTTTCTATCACTTACTTaagcttttgtttttggcattgaaataaatgaatatttacatGAATGCCTGGATGTGATAAAGTGTTTTTATATTTGTAGGCTGGTACTGATGGTGAGAGCATTGGAAACTGTCCGTTCTCTCAGCGACTTTTTATGATCCTTTGGCTCAAAGGTGTGGTTTTCAACGTCACCACTGTCGACCTGAAGAGGTGAGAATAATTAAaacaaagagactttgttgaTTTTATAAATGTCTGTAACAAATATTTGATATTGGAATGGAAATTAAAAAACTTGCAGTCAGTAAAACTGTAGGTCATTGATCActgatattgtttaaatataaactATTTTGCCTGTCTGACTTCAAACCAGAAAAAATATAGTTCCAAACCATATCCTGTGCAATTAGGACAAATAATCTAAGCTAATCTAATttagaaattaatttaatttcttcATTTCCTCTGTAATACAAGGGCTGACTGAGTAATACAATTAAGAAtttcataaattatttaatatttgttcAGGAAACCAGCTGATTTGCACAATCTGGCTCCAGGCACTCACCCTCCTTTCCTTACCTTCAATGGCGAGGTCAAGACTGACATTAACAAGATCGAGGAGTTCCTGGAGCAAGTTTTGGCACCACCGAAGTAAGCTCAACAAATACACTTACTGTACAAAAACTCTAGACTACGcttccagtgtttttttttttgttttttttttttgcaacgtattatattgtattaaacATCACATTAAACCATTGTGAACAAGAGCTGGAAAGAATACTGACACGTTTTTCTATGTTCCTTTCCTTGTTTCTAAGGTACCCCAAACTTGCAGCGAGACACAGGGAGTCCAACACAGCTGGGAATGACATATTTGCAAAGTTCTCAGCTTTCATTAAAAACACAAAGCCAGATGCCAATGAAGGTATGCATGTCAAACTGGATCAAACTGAttgattgaatgaatgaatggatatactgtattttggtCAGTATACTATAGCAGGGCACAGTTATACACAGTAAACTGTACAGGGAATCCATAGCGCTAAAAAGTTAGTATATTTGGTAGTTTTGACCAGCACTTCCATGATCTCCAGAACTGGTCGCAACACAAATATGGGGCAAAGGTCCGTAGGGTTGAGGACttaagggaaaaaaaacaatgctaaatacaaataataaaaagcaaCTAACCATTAAATCATGCATGGTTAGTATAgcaaaaataaataggcttataaacttttaaaaagggaggagaaaatgcttcccatatctttaacttttgacgtcaaaggctgtgcatcccAATTGTCAGTTCTTCTCTTCACCTTATGTAATGTTTAAAAGTTTGCATATTGTTAGGACTATGCAGTTTATGATAATACTGAATGTTTATGCttaattttaaggacattttgtaTACTTTTGTACAAGAAACAATTTTGGTCCTCTATTGGGTAACCAATTGATgtacaatatacatttttaaaatggacggatggatggatggacagacagacagaccgacagatatattgacagagagagaaagacagaaagagtgaagagtgacagacagggatagatagatagatagatagatagatagacagacagacagacagacagacagacagagattactcgatagacagacagacatacagacagatagatattacAGAAAgagtaatagacagacagacagacagacagatagatattacAGAAAgagtaatagacagacagacagacagacagatagatagatagacagacagacagaaagggtgatagacagacagacagacagacagacagacagagatcgatcgatcgatagatagatagatagacagacagatagacagatattacagaaagagaaacagacagacagacagacagacagacagataaatagatagatagatagacagaaagggtgatagacagacagacagaaaagacagagattgatcgatagacagacagacagacagatattacaGAAAGAGTAACAGactgaaagagagacagacagacagatagatagaaaatacagaaagagtaacagacaggcagacagacagacagacagacagacagatagacagacagacagagatcaatcgatagatagatagagagatagacagacagacagatagacagatattacAGAAagagtaacagacagacagacatatagatagatagatagatagatggatagaaaatacagaaagtgtgatagacagacagagatagacagattgaatggcaggcagacagacagacagatagatagatagattgaaaagacaaaaagagtgatagatagatgatagatagatagatagatagatagatagatagatagtttagTTTTTTAAACCTAGCACAGAAAAGAGTATATTGTTTGAATTAGATTTTAAAACATTCATATAGGCCAATACCAATAAGCTCATGATATTCTATTATACATCCCTTGTTTTCAATTTGCAATTTGGCAACACTGCATTTACCATTCATATTCGTTTACTGTGTGGGAACACACAGGCTATTAAAAGAGTATAATGTTTTGTTAGCTCTGGAGAAGGGTTTGACGAAGGCCCTCAAGAAACTTGACGACTACATGAACAGTCCCTTGCCTGATGAGATAGATGCAGACAGCACAGAGGACGAGAAGGCCTCCGAACGCAAGTTCCTGGATGGGAATGAACTCACTCTGGCAGACTGCAACCTGCTGCCAAAACTTCACATAGTGAAGGTGAGCTGAACTGCTGAGGGTGACGAAAGAGTCACTTTTACTTGGCCTGAAGATACTCAATTAAAAATAGATTTAGTTGGAGCCACAGCTGAGCTGTtagtcaccttcatgttgtttcaagctcttatgattttctttcttctgtgtaacacaaattgaggatttttgaagaatgtttataCTGCTCTTAGCCACACAACTAAAGCAAACAGTGACCAGGAGCTCTAAAATGGTCAAAAAAGttgtgtcaacatttactcaccctcatgtgttccaaacccatatgacattcttttttccatggaacacaaaaggagatgttagggagaatgttagcctcagtcatcattcacaatCGGATTCTAATCAAAATAGgaaatcaatacccagcccttgtgtggatgtggcctaaaaaaAAATTGGAGTGGAGCAAAATATTAATGCGTGGTTTAGCTTGAGTGATCTAGAtgtgatctgttttttttttttttcaggttgttGCCAAGAAATATCGGAACTATGACATTCCCACCGACTTGACAGGAGTGTGGCGCTACCTGAACAGTGCGTACGCACAGGAAGAGTTCACAAACACCTGTGCCGCAGACAACGAGATTGAATTGGCATATCAGGATATGGCTAAGAGGCTAGTCAAGTAAACAGATGAACAAATGTGACCAAACCAGACATGTTCCCTATAATTCAGAACTGTATTAATCCCATACTGAAGTTCACAGtaaggttttttttctttttccaggGCCTTTTTAACCATTTAGCCATTACGTTAACACAGTGGAGTCTTAAAACACCACATCTTACATAAACTTTGGTCTGTAAAGTCTTGCCTGACTGTGAGTACATGACccaaatgcaaatgtaaaatatcagCTCATCTTCACCAGCTCTCGCTTATATGTTGCTCATGTAAACATTTTCCCAAGTGACTAAAGAGACACACTTAACATTAGTGTCTCctgttgttctctctctctcctttggaATGAAAAGTTCTTCCTGTTTTATTCCCTTTCTCATATCAGTACATAATCTCAGAGAATGTTTTCTATCAGCCATAAATTGCATGAATGCTTGACTGCTGAATTCACTTTTTCAAGCATTTCAAATCttgaaaaatgtcaaaattgTTCACTTTTTGTTTTCAATGCCCAATCTGAAAGTTGTATTGCTTTCAGTcatatctttattattatttgtgtttaatGGTGAAAAAGATCAAATCTGTGCAGCAGGATGTTTAAAATAGAAAAGTGCCCTAGCTACTGTATGTGCAGCCTTGTAGCAAATCATCATATACTTTCCAGGGTTTTGTCTTTTGTTTCAAGGTATTTTCTGTAGAACcactaaaaacaattattttttttaaagtatttaattactTAATGAAGAGTTTTCAAACTAATTTAACACGTGCCTTCATTAGGAAAAACGCAATGTGgcaaatacagcattttattactgataattttaatttatataaaaatacactcaAAAATCATTTTAGacgatttttaagatttatgcattttaattgcaTGACACATTTCCTTCaaactgaactgagtaatctttaaataatctacattattataaataaagtAGGGATGAACCGAtacgatacctggatcggtattggctccgatactgacgtttttagatggatcgggtatcggtccgacaagcccgatccaaatcagataatgtgtgttagtcatgtttgttactcttagtcaatttttggagggtttaaagacagaaatgtgaatcttataattttataaaagcacttacattaaatcttctgttaaaacttgtgtattatttgtgctgtaaagttgtttaaatcttaatttttacagtcattttagggtttgttgacattacatcatcatagcaacgaagttgtaaaattggctaaaactttacacagaaaaggttagtaagtgattttatcacactaaaatcatgttaacatgcatattgattATTagcttgtggctataattttgcaATAGTGattatttaacatttacagataggcccaattcacttccactgtGCCTCACtggaaaccagatttttgcttttttaaatttttttttaagaaaaataggggcaagtcaaaattaatttgtgtgataatcagtattatgccacaaatgctgttgattgagcttatcttgtattgaacttgttaattaaatatttcacattacGCTTTATtcagattactcaattcagttatGGAAATATGTCATATAATTGAAATGCGTTACTCTTTAAGCTACCCTGAAATATTTTTTCCTGCTCttttataactaaaaaaaaaaaaaaaaaaacagtagtttCTGCAAAAGTTTATGGAAAATGCTCATTTTAATTGCCTCATGTAACTTCCTTGTAAATCTGATGCTAAGAGTTAAAGTTCAAACTCAGCTGACATTGAACAAGTTCTTCAGACCTTCCTCTGTCATTTCTCACAACTAATATCATTTTCAGTtcttttacaatttattttaggCTTATCTCAGTGTTTAACATCAATCAAAGGTGGACATATCGTACTTAAGTATTTATTCACAGCCCAGTTTACGGGTAATTAATGAGCTGAGGGGTGAAAGGATATTCACGACACACAGTGGTCCATTGAAATGGAGAATAAGAAAATCTGATTGGGCATCAGTCCAGGTCTCCTCCTTTCCACTTAGTACTGCTGGAATATCAGAGGCCTGTGATGGGTCCTTGAGGAGCTCCTGCTCTTTTGTGGTTTGGACAAGCGTTTGATATGAAATGAGAGTGTGGCGCCAGAGAGGCCTATTCCGAGTGAAGCTctatgaataaaataatattttcgcAGTTTGACATGCATTATTTCTTTCTCCCTTTGCACACGTTTTTGCTAATTGATAGTTTTATAGGGCAGTTTCTAAAGAAATGGTTATTTATTGTAATTGAATGATGAGTGCTATTTGTGCGGTTAAATTTCTGGAGCATTCTGAGTGTGATGATGCATGTCCACACTCTAAAATCAATCAATCGATCGATCGATcgatcagacagacagaccgaccgatTGGttggtcggtctgtctgtctgtctggataCATTTTTGGAgataaatgtgtgtatgtataaaagGGTATCTATAGATTTTCTAAGAGTGTTGAAAGGATGAATGTGCTTTTACTTCAGCTGATAGTATGTCACATAGAACATCTCCATCTAAACTGAGTTTCATTGCCCATTAAACACAAAGAAACAGACTTTGATCTGGTCAGTTCATCCTTGGGCAAAGATGAGTGATGTCTTCTAACAGATTTAAACATAAGCTTTCAGGCCATGGATCACAGCTCGATCTTTGCTTCCACTCTCTCATTATGGCCAAAAGCCACCCAAGCTTGTCTTGTTTTCCCCTTAAAATAGGTAGCCTCAAAGGTCTCCGAAGACCTGTGCCCGTCAGATTTACAATAGGGAATGGGACTATTTACCCGAAGCAGGAGCCATCCAGAAATAACAGTCCAGAAAAATAAATGGAGCCTGCTATATTtttccacacaagaaagaaaatatGCTTCAGGACTTGTGCCTCACTGCTTTCTAATTAGTTCTTAAACATTCTCTGCCTTGATTCTTGGCATCCACATTCAGAGTTTCTGATAATATACATTGCGGCTTTAATGTCAAATATGTCTCACTGTGATCCAGGGCTGTAACTCTAATCTGTTTACACAGACGCAAGTGATTCACAAGTCCTCTGTTCCTACTTGAGGAGGAGACACTACAGAGACTATCCCTGCATCCACAATCGCGTACTGTTAGAGTATGTACTGTAAACACTTCTTGGCCGataaaacagtacattctttaggtatgTATGCAAGCAGTATGAATTGATTTCAGACATACATCGTCTGGGGACGTGGGTATTGATCCGTAACCCGAATATATAacgtaataacaacaacagtGATTACTGGTGGGGTTGCCgcgcaactgcccatgtcgcccatgcctaaatccgccactgctgcTCACAGTTCACCATGGTTGTTGTAAATCCATTTTGAAGGTGACGTCTCCTCTGCTCCTGAGggattatgtaaggaataattgacgacggattgtttaattattgaaaaattatgcaaaaaccaAGGTGGTAATGCGGCCACAACGCGAACTGGGTATGgaacctggaactacttcatatcCGTGTGTTTACTGAAAAATACCTGCATGCCTTAGAAtgtccatcagccaatcagaatcaagtattcaacaGCCCTGTGGTATAAGGGATCGTAAAGTGTCTAGTCGGTCTGCATTTCAGAATGAATACTGACGATTTGGGCATactaccagagactatttagcccgagatggagcacttgtattaaaatgaataggagagaCTGTAACacccaatatggtggatgtaCAAATGGAacaggtaaaaaagccaatcacctttaagatacagacatcgcctgtcagtcacaCAGGaacgcacatgtgcattagctggacagCCGGGGACAATGTGTTTTTAGCATGACCTGAGGTAAAGAAATGCAATTTATGATACCACggttgtcagatttgactgctgatatgaaatatgttttttttttattgtaatcttgaccaaccattgagatttcggtctttccctcaacacttacaataaggttccattcgttacctttagttaatgtattaggcaacatgaactaacaataaacaatatattcccAAACAAAATTTGTGAAAGCtgaattcccattgagatgactggtAAAGGTAATTGTGAGTGACCGAGCTTTAATTTGTATATAtgataaatgtgaattttgtcaatgtttaggatTACACTAGCATATTTTGGAacaatgtaaagattttgctcttatggaaagaaattggtacttttattcaccaaagtggcattcagctgatcacaatgtatattcaggacattaataatgtgaaaatgtactattacaataataataaaaattaaataaaaacccaCACACCCACTTCAaaggagttctcatcaaaaaatcctccacatgcagcaatgacagcttgtcacgacacacacagacacgaaAAGACAAAGAATTACAAGAAAGCTGAGTCAAACTGGTGAggaacagacagatggacagcCTGGTTTCCATTGCTCATAgctgtattgaatttattttaaaatctcaGGAGACAAAAAGTGGGCAGCCATACTGAATTGAGTGCTTTCTTGTCCTAACAATGGCCGGCAGAAAACATGCAAAGGACCACTCACATAATAACCTGGTGGGAGACAGAATCTATCACAGAGAAGGCtttcactcacatgcacacaaataaCACACTTATAACTCAGGGAATGGATAGCCATTCTGTGGCTCACAGGCcatttaatgattaaaaaaatatttgtgagaGGTTGAAAATTTTATTCTGGTCTAGCTAGTTATGGCTGGACATGTTAGACATGATTTGATTTCATGCATTCAACCATTGTTTATTCCAGAGATGCCATTTTAAAAGTCTGAAGACTGTCAACAGTGATATAGGGATTGGTAACTTAGCTTAGAATGACAGAGTTCGTGTTCCCATCACTGTgattctgtgtttctttacccactctaaccttttctttttgtttttctgtttcaaaagtggctttttctttgcaattcttcccataaggcctacacccctgagtcttctctttactgttgtacatgaaaatggtGTTGAgcagtagaattcaatgaagctgtcagctgaggacatgtgaggcatctatttctcaaactagagactctagtttgtacttacctagatgtacttatcctcttgtttagttgtacatctgggccttccgcatctctttctgtccttgttagagccagttgtcctttgtctttgaaaactgttgtgtacacctttgtatgaaatcttccatttttttggcagtttcaagcattgtctagccttcattccccaaaacaatgattgactgatgagtttctagagaaagctgtttcttttttgccatttttgatctaatattgatcttaagacgtgccagtctattgcatactgtggcaactcaaaaacaaagacaaggttaagcttcatttaacgaaccaaatagctttcagcagtgtttgatataatggcaagcgattttctattaccaaattagcaatttagcatgattactcaaggataaggtgttggagtgatggctgctggaaatggggcctgcctagatttgataaaaaatgacatttttcaaatagtgatttgctgttttttacatcagtaatgtcctgactatactttgtgatcagctgaatgccactttggtgaattaaagtaccaatttccttccgaaacagcaaaatctgtacattattccaaacaattggccaccagtgtagatgacctcaaagctaacacacatAGACTAAAAGTCATAAAAGtcgatatttttttattatttcatgggTTCCGTAATGCTTAAAATTACACCAGGCACCAGGATGTTTTTGTATAGGAATGTAGTTACAACTGCATTCAAACAAATGTTTGACACTCAACCAGATGAAAGTATTTTATTACCACAGTCAGTGACAGTTGAAAATGAATCAGTGGATGAATGAGTGTCCAATCACTAGTTAGACATGACTGTATAAACACTAGTCTTGCACTAAGCTTGCAGCAGTAAAACAAATAGATTTTTTACATTGGAGTATACAAAACCATTCATAATTGCTGACTGATGCAAAGTCACCCTATTTTGCCTAACTTCAGTTGTATGTTTGAAGTTCCTCTCCGGATTTCAGtattgtttagtttagtttttagatCACATGAAAGTTTACTATTGACTTGTGGTCAAACTGGCTGAACTGGTCTCCAGAATTCTGACACAAATGCATTATATCATTTTTATTAGTACAAAGTGGAAGAAACATAAATCCAGGCTTTGCCTGGGGAAACATCAGAATATCAGGTTTTTCCTTAGAAATGGGACTGAAGCAGCCATGTGACTGACATGTGGTGGGATTTGATGGAGATTGTTGATCTGACGGGCACACGCCTGTGGCTTCGGTAGAAAGCTGATGACCTAACCAGAGGGATTTCTTGCACTGCATTGCTCCAGTCTGGCAGATGTTCTGCACATCAAAGCAAAACAGTAGTCCTTAAGGAGGTTTAGTATGCACCCTGTCACACAAAACCACTCCAGATCCACGACGCAGAAATCTGAGACTTTTGTCAAAAATACAACGTCAATAAAGAGAATGCACAGCTTTTTTGTCTTAATTTCTAGATCAGAAATGTATTACTCTGAAATatttgggtcattcctacaattcagtGCCTTTTCTGCTttcaaacatttgaaaaatgaaaaatacttgTATAAGTATCTTTATGTTTCATCATTTAAGGgacatgttaaatattttatacGTCATAcaggtcaagctaaattactttcat carries:
- the clic5b gene encoding chloride intracellular channel protein 5b isoform X2: MGDGQEPDIELFVKAGTDGESIGNCPFSQRLFMILWLKGVVFNVTTVDLKRKPADLHNLAPGTHPPFLTFNGEVKTDINKIEEFLEQVLAPPKYPKLAARHRESNTAGNDIFAKFSAFIKNTKPDANEALEKGLTKALKKLDDYMNSPLPDEIDADSTEDEKASERKFLDGNELTLADCNLLPKLHIVKVVAKKYRNYDIPTDLTGVWRYLNSAYAQEEFTNTCAADNEIELAYQDMAKRLVK
- the clic5b gene encoding chloride intracellular channel protein 5b isoform X1; protein product: MATNIEENIYEQIDEGNVYEQQPYMNANSTTEPKYENQKAPQVSPAEPIYSVVQRPSQDYMDTKGDTQEEEPQSSPSSEQEEKTESQMEVVAVSQRNGDRNGPRRSSCASEGTGDPCNDPPLSIHDDLLMAYSLPEDSSPEPEEIVDYSLKNVENSAVEETTTVIDPDQPDIALFVKAGTDGESIGNCPFSQRLFMILWLKGVVFNVTTVDLKRKPADLHNLAPGTHPPFLTFNGEVKTDINKIEEFLEQVLAPPKYPKLAARHRESNTAGNDIFAKFSAFIKNTKPDANEALEKGLTKALKKLDDYMNSPLPDEIDADSTEDEKASERKFLDGNELTLADCNLLPKLHIVKVVAKKYRNYDIPTDLTGVWRYLNSAYAQEEFTNTCAADNEIELAYQDMAKRLVK